Proteins encoded in a region of the Kwoniella botswanensis chromosome 2, complete sequence genome:
- a CDS encoding peptidyl-prolyl cis-trans isomerase-like 2 produces the protein MGHNSDKMYVTHSEHASGGHTASSTGKRAETGKSEFLRLPFDCCALSLQPFKNPVAVIADTAPGEQPRADVFDLLNIVPYVRKYKTNPVSGKSLDTSQLIKLNFFKNAEGNMHDPITYKVFSPHIHIVFLKNTGNVFDMASLQLLAIKPKTWRDLVNDEPFKREDIITIQDPQNLASRDLREYDYVKKDKKVSDDDVAGDPLRGINMDAAGGASKVLKMLAEKTKADQSPSATPPPAKSAEQEEKKEGVIAKRKIEQLAYNASNFSSGRAAASLTSTSLNPQVKSERAMFDEEEFMFEEMSRPTKEKDRLKSKAYATILTNFGGLNVELHGDKAPKTVYNFVQLAKSGYYDNVVFHRLIPGFMVQGGDPTGTGRGGKSFWGEPFRDEYNEKGAYKHDARGVLSMANSGPRTNSSQFFITFRETPHLNGKHTVFGKLVGGEDVLDKIERVAVRPGGDRPVKDIVILGVNVLQDPFEAYQERLKARLARQDQSDEAMRKRALAKEEREKDRTTWLGTDLGVKGESKSQKEKRKIEDLNGSGGVGKYLSTANTKNRGTQGGVIPEAIDYSAGNEKKKKTKGGFGDFSGW, from the exons ATGGGGCACAATTCTGACAAGATGTACGTGACTCACTCCGAGCACGCCTCGGGTGGTCATACAGCCTCCAGTACGGGGAAAAGGGCCGAGACTGGAAAATCAGAATTCCTGAGGTTACCTTT TGATTGTTGTGCATTGTCTTTGCAACCGTTCAAGAACCCAGTAGCCGTTATAGCGGATACTGCACCTGGAGAACAACCGAGAGCGGATGTATTTGATCTATTGAATATAGTCCCATATGTGAGGAAGTACAAAACAA ATCCTGTATCGGGTAAATCGCTAGATACAAGtcagttgatcaagttgaacttcTTCAAG AACGCAGAAGGAAACATGCATGATCCAATAACGTACAAAGTGTTTTCAccacatatacatatcgtCTTTCTGAAAAATACT GGAAACGTCTTCGACATGGCATCATTACAGCTACTAGCTATCAAACCTAAGACATGGAGAGATCTAGTGAACGACGAGCCAttcaagagggaagatataATAACTATACAAGATCCCCAGAATCTGGCTTCCAGGGATTTGAGAGAGTATGACTAtgtaaagaaggataagaaggttTCTG ACGATGATGTCGCTGGAGATCCGCTGAGGGGTATTAATATGGATGCTGCTGGTGGGGCAAGTAAGGTCTTGAAGATGTTAGCTGAGAAA ACAAAGGCGGACCAATCGCCATCCGCTACTCCACCTCCGGCTAAATCTGCAGaacaagaggagaagaaggaaggtgtgaTAGCGAAGCGGAAAATCGAACAGCTGGCAT ATAACGCATCCAATTTTAGCTCCGGTCGAGCAGCAGCCTCACTCACGAGTACATCTCTGAACCCTCAGGTGAAATCTGAAAGAGCGATGttcgatgaggaagaat TCATGTTCGAAGAGATGTCACGGCCAACCAAAGAGAAAGACCGGCTGAAGTCGAAAGCATATGCGACCATATTGACGAATTTTGGTGGATTGAATGTGGAGTTGCATGGTGATAAAGCACCTAAGACGGTGTACAATTTCGTTCAGCTGGCTAAATCTGGTTATTACGATAATGTCGTGTTCCATAGGCTAATACCGGGATTCATG GTCCAAGGAGGTGATCCAACTGGTACAGGACGAGGTGGGAAGTCATTTTGGGGTGAACCATTCAGGGATGAATATAATGAAAAGGGAGCTTATAAGCATGATGCACGGGGTGTTTTG TCGATGGCAAACAGTGGACCACGCACGAATTCGTCGCAATTCTTCATAACGTTCCGGGAAACCCCCCACCTGAACGGCAAACATACGGTATTCGGGAAATTGGTTGGAGGTGAGGATGTTTTGGATAAGATTGAAAGAGTGGCTGTGAGACCTGGAGGTGATAGACCTGTCAAGGATATTGTGATACTAGGTGTCAATGT TCTACAAGATCCATTCGAAGCCTATCAAGAACGTCTGAAGGCTCGATTAGCTAGACAAGATCAGTCTGACGAGGCCATGCGCAAGAGGGCGCTAGctaaagaagaaagagaaaaagatAGAACTACTTGGCTAGGTACGGATTTGGGCGTGAAAGGAGAATCGAAATCgcagaaagagaaaaggaaaataGAAGATCTGAACGGCAGTGGTGGTGTAGGCAAATACCTGTCGACTGCAAATACGAAAAATCGAGGAACTCAGGGAGGTGTGATACCGGAAGCGATTGACTATAGTGCagggaatgagaagaagaagaagacgaaaggAGGATTTGGTGATTTCTCGGGATGGTGA
- a CDS encoding signal peptidase I has translation MFSNEIARLRTLGVQGLLFQALNLLTVISSGLMMWKGLCLVTNSESPIVVVLSGSMEPAFYRGDILFLTNPADVPYEIGDITVYKIPGADIPIVHRVIESHISNTTQLLLTKGDNNPGDDITLYNGIEWIERKHIIGKVRGFLPYIGYVTIAMNDFPQLKYALLGGVGLVMLIQQET, from the exons ATGTTCTCAAACGAGATAGCCCGTCTGAGGACATTGGGAGTCCAAGGG CTCCTATTCCAAGCGCTCAACCTCTTGACGGTCATCTCATCCGGTCTCATGATGTGGAAGGGACTATGTCTCGTCACAAATTCAGAATCACCTATAGTGGTCGTACTTTC CGGATCGATGGAACCTGCTTTCTACCGAGGAGATATATTGTTCTTGACGAATCCTGCCGATGTACCGTATGAAATTGGGGATATAACGGTCTACAAGAT TCCCGGCGCAGATATACCGATAGTCCACCGAGTGATAGAATCCCATATTTC CAACACCACTCAACTTCTCTTGACCAAAGGGGATAATAACCCGGGAGACGATATAACGTTGTATAACGGTATAGAATGGATAGAGAGGAAGCATATCATTGGGAAAGTTAGAGG GTTCTTACCTTATATAGGTTATGTGACCATAGctatg AACGATTTCCCTCAATTGAAATATGCTTTGTTAGGTGGTGTAGGTTTGGTGATGCTGATACAGCAGGAGACGTAA
- a CDS encoding tryptophan-tRNA ligase: MSLTPDQTSKTQSGAMTPGAIATELSKLDLPAPSGLKLTLPADPKSPLSAGAGAGPNSALSAGGNSLFSPVGTDDTGDISGPEPEALTVARRKARSESVSEQLSTTLSEMKLPQPERIFGPSDDQNAQDQGSEKKQGVSPEEWDKVKLDDEVPEAVKEPKRMTHSRHTSRADAAVPRTPTIKEDPEPSSSSHAVAKEQKVTPFDVEGEVDADGKDLGIDYDKLTKRFGASLISQELLDRFERLTGQKPHPLLRRGTFYSHRDFNLILDRYEKGQPFYLYTGRGPSSDSMHMGHLIPFMFTAYLQRVFNVPLVIQVTDDEKYLLERDIKKQAELMKKIKGKKPLDLLRHYKKMGQDNIKDIIACGFIPEKTFIFSDLANVGGAFYENVVLMAKTITQSQSRNVFGFTDSDNIGMFHFAAVQATPSFSNSFPQIFGARDDIPALIPCAIDQDPYFLLTRDAADKLHYKKPALLHSKFLPALQGAGTKMSASKENTAIFMTDDPKKIAKKIKSHAFSGGGATQEEHRSKGGNPDVDIAYQYLSFFEDSDEKMEKLAKEYRAGTLSTSEMKAACIEKLQEVVAEFQKNRAEVTDEKLAYFQDPTRKIDPRPKPKEAAIAAPGA, translated from the exons ATGTCGTTAACACCCGACCAAACCTCCAAGACTCAATCGGGAGCCATGACCCCCGGTGCGATCGCAACGGAACTATCCAAACTCGACTTACCTGCTCCGAGCGGTCTCAAGCTAACTCTCCCGGCTGATCCTAAATCCCCCTTAAGTGCTGGAGCCGGAGCTGGACCCAATAGCGCTTTATCCGCTGGCGGCAattctctcttttctcccGTAGGAACGGATGATACAGGTGATATCTCTGGACCTGAACCGGAGGCTTTGACTGTAGCAAGGAGAAAAGCAAGATCTGAAAGCGTCTCTGAACAATTATCTACTACGTTGTCGGAAATGAAATTACCTCAACCTGAAAGGATCTTCGGTCCATCAGACGATCAGAACGCCCAAGATCAGGGCTCAGAGAAGAAACAGGGTGTATCAcctgaagaatgggataaagtgaaattggatgatgaagttcCTGAAGCTGTTAAAGAACCTAAGAGGATGACTCACAGTAGACATACTTCCAGAGC CGACGCAGCCGTTCCAAGGACACCTACGATCAAAGAGGATCCcgaaccttcttcatcttctcatgCTGTGGCTAAGGAACAGAAAGTCACGCCGTTCgatgtggaaggtgaagtggaTGCGGATGGTAAAGATCTCggaat CGATTACGATAAACTCACGAAACGTTTCGGAGCATCTTTGATTTCTCAGGAATTATTAGATAGATTCGAGAGATTGACAGGTCAAAAACCTCATCCCTTATTAAGGAGAGGCACTTTCTATTCCCACCG TGATTTCAACTTGATACTTGATCGATACGAGAAAGGACAACCGTTCTATCTGTACACCGGTAGAGGTCCATCGAGCGATTCGATGCATATGGGTCATTTGATTCCCTTCATGTTCACTGC CTACTTGCAGAGAGTGTTCAACGTTCCTCTTGTGATTCAAGTAACAG ACGACGAAAAATACCTTCTCGAACGAGATATCAAGAAACAAGCTGAActcatgaagaagatcaaaggaaagaaaCCTCTCGATCTGTTGCGACATTACAAAAAGATGGGTCAAGATaatatcaaagatatcatcGCTTGTGGTTTCATACCGGAGAAGACGTTCATCTTTTCCGATTTGGCTAATGTTGG CGGTGCCTTCTACGAGAATGTAGTACTTATGGCTAAAACCATCACCCAAAGTCAAAGCAGAAACGTATTCGGTTTCACTGACTC CGACAACATCGGAATGTTCCATTTCGCAGCTGTCCAAGCTACaccatccttctccaactcctTCCCTCAGATCTTCGGTGCTCGAGACGATATCCCAGCTTTGATCCCTTGTGCCATTGACCAGGATCCTTAT TTCCTACTCACAAGAGACGCAGCCGATAAGTTGCATTACAAGAAACCAGCATTACTCCACTCCAAATTCCTTCCCGCTCTCCAAGGAGCCGGTACCAAGATGTCCGCCTCCAAGGAGAACACCGCCATCTTCATGACCGATGATCCCAAGAAGATCgccaagaagatcaaatccCACGCTTTCTCTGGTGGTGGTGCTACTCAGGAGGAACATAGGTCGAAGGGAGGTAATCCCGATGTGGATATCGCTTATCAGTATTTGAGTTTCTTTGAGGACAgtgatgagaagatggagaaattGGCCAAG GAATACCGAGCTGGTACTTTGAGTACAtcagagatgaaagctgCCTGTATTGAGAAATTGCAAGAGGTCGTTGCTGAGTTccaaaag AACCGAGCAGAAGTGACCGATGAGAAACTCGCCTACTTCCAAGATCCAACGAGGAAGATTGATCCTCGACCTAAACCCAAGGAAGCTGCTATAGCTGCACCTGGTGCGTAG